A region of Faecalibacterium taiwanense DNA encodes the following proteins:
- a CDS encoding Gldg family protein, which produces MKNFKVSSSANGKVFRNGLYSTAILAAAIVLAVLINLLVGAIPKKYTEFDLSAAKMYTLGDSSRQLMQSLDQDVTVYYLCETGSEDAIITKLLDHYADESGHFHWEQKDPALYPTFAAQYGAENASTGSLIVVSGENSEVLNAAELYEYDYSDYYTTGAANVTFGGEKQISSAIYKLTAAAESHAYYTTNHGEQALTSSLTEALKAQNIDAQPLDLLTGTIPEDCDLLIISDPASDFAADGLVDEIAQLQAYLENGGKVLLTTSGYTETPNLDAVMAQFGLAREPGLVVEGDAGHALYGYPYSLFPDYAAADESTALDGVNQSTHVMLSVAQGITITETDDVTAEPLLYTTEDAYSKQDFDASSSSAKEAGDTDGPFSLAVWARNDSTGAEVIWIGCPNMDNEQVYQSIPGNLTFLQGCAASLVGQSLLIDTKALEAAPITVPASASMTLGMVFVFVLPAAVLIAGAVEVLLRRRR; this is translated from the coding sequence CCTCCGCAAACGGCAAGGTGTTCCGCAATGGGCTGTACTCCACGGCCATTCTGGCAGCAGCCATCGTGTTGGCCGTGCTGATCAACCTGCTGGTGGGGGCCATCCCGAAAAAATACACCGAGTTCGACCTCTCTGCCGCCAAAATGTACACGCTGGGCGACAGCTCCAGACAGCTGATGCAGAGCCTGGATCAGGACGTGACTGTTTATTATCTCTGTGAGACCGGCAGCGAGGATGCCATTATCACCAAGCTGCTGGATCACTACGCCGACGAGAGCGGTCACTTCCACTGGGAGCAGAAGGACCCGGCGCTTTACCCGACCTTTGCAGCGCAGTACGGCGCAGAGAATGCATCCACCGGCAGTCTGATCGTGGTCAGCGGTGAGAACAGCGAAGTGCTGAACGCCGCCGAACTTTACGAGTACGATTACTCCGATTACTACACCACCGGCGCTGCCAACGTGACCTTTGGCGGCGAAAAGCAGATCAGCTCTGCCATCTACAAGCTGACTGCCGCAGCAGAAAGTCATGCCTACTACACCACCAACCACGGCGAGCAGGCGCTTACCTCCTCGCTGACCGAGGCGCTCAAGGCGCAGAATATCGATGCCCAGCCGCTGGATCTGCTCACCGGCACCATCCCGGAGGACTGTGATCTGCTCATCATCAGCGACCCCGCTTCGGATTTTGCAGCTGACGGCCTTGTGGATGAGATCGCGCAGCTGCAGGCCTATCTGGAAAACGGCGGCAAGGTGCTGCTGACCACCAGCGGCTATACCGAAACGCCCAATCTGGATGCAGTGATGGCACAGTTCGGCCTTGCGCGTGAGCCGGGCCTTGTGGTGGAGGGCGATGCGGGCCACGCGCTGTACGGCTACCCGTACTCGCTGTTCCCGGACTACGCGGCCGCCGACGAAAGCACCGCGCTGGACGGCGTGAATCAGAGCACCCATGTGATGCTCTCGGTGGCACAGGGCATCACCATTACCGAGACAGACGATGTGACGGCGGAGCCGCTGCTGTATACCACCGAGGATGCCTACAGCAAGCAGGACTTTGATGCCAGCTCTTCTTCCGCAAAGGAAGCCGGCGATACCGACGGCCCGTTCTCGCTGGCCGTATGGGCGCGCAATGACTCCACCGGTGCCGAGGTGATCTGGATCGGCTGCCCCAACATGGACAACGAGCAGGTGTACCAGTCCATCCCGGGCAACCTGACCTTCCTGCAGGGCTGTGCCGCTTCGCTGGTAGGGCAGAGCCTGCTCATCGACACCAAAGCACTGGAAGCTGCACCCATCACGGTCCCGGCTTCCGCATCCATGACGCTGGGCATGGTGTTCGTATTCGTGCTGCCCGCAGCAGTGCTCATTGCAGGTGCTGTGGAGGTGCTGCTGCGTCGCCGCAGGTAA
- a CDS encoding DUF4340 domain-containing protein — MKTKQRTLAVLLVLVLVLGGLLWFVSRSNAAEEAASSAAAEGSILLSSFAAGDVTSIRYAYGGETLTLNYDSGSWTLADDPDYHLDVSACNTMVTALASLNAKRQLTAQPGEDYGLADPAVTVTVTAAGETNTFAFGTENPVTGDLYVQKAGDDAVYTVSGNKAACFELTKADLFGAFNPAGLTASALESVSIMTGSGTLALNAVSEPAEAESDSSESAADSTTYQTVWRLADEPFADLDDSKVQSILSALAGYVTAQITDADPSAYGFAAPLATVRAASADGTVTLHYAENADGCWMMVEGDSSVYAVDLDTVQALLITAAALKAE, encoded by the coding sequence ATGAAAACAAAACAGCGCACCCTTGCGGTGCTTCTGGTGCTGGTGCTTGTGCTGGGCGGGCTGCTGTGGTTTGTCAGCCGCAGCAATGCCGCAGAAGAGGCTGCTTCCAGCGCCGCCGCAGAGGGCAGCATCCTGCTTTCTTCTTTTGCGGCAGGCGATGTGACCAGCATCCGGTATGCCTATGGCGGCGAAACGCTTACCCTAAATTACGATTCCGGCAGCTGGACGCTGGCGGATGACCCGGACTATCATCTGGATGTATCTGCCTGCAATACCATGGTCACGGCGCTGGCATCCCTGAACGCCAAACGTCAGCTCACGGCTCAGCCCGGCGAGGACTACGGCCTTGCCGACCCGGCTGTTACGGTCACGGTGACGGCGGCAGGCGAGACGAATACCTTTGCCTTTGGCACCGAGAACCCGGTCACAGGAGATCTGTACGTGCAGAAGGCAGGGGACGATGCCGTGTACACCGTTTCTGGCAACAAGGCGGCCTGCTTTGAGCTGACCAAAGCGGACCTTTTTGGCGCGTTCAACCCGGCGGGACTGACAGCCTCCGCGCTGGAAAGTGTTTCCATTATGACGGGCAGCGGCACCCTTGCACTGAATGCAGTCTCTGAGCCTGCGGAAGCGGAGAGCGATTCCTCGGAAAGTGCGGCCGATTCCACCACCTATCAGACCGTGTGGCGGCTGGCCGATGAACCCTTTGCCGATCTGGACGACAGCAAGGTGCAGAGCATCCTCTCTGCTCTGGCAGGCTATGTGACCGCACAAATCACGGATGCCGACCCTTCGGCCTATGGCTTTGCTGCACCGCTTGCAACGGTGCGGGCCGCCTCTGCCGATGGGACCGTGACCCTCCACTACGCCGAAAATGCAGACGGCTGCTGGATGATGGTGGAGGGGGACAGTTCCGTCTATGCGGTTGACCTTGACACTGTGCAGGCCCTTCTGATAACGGCCGCTGCCTTAAAAGCGGAATAA
- the potA gene encoding spermidine/putrescine ABC transporter ATP-binding protein encodes MDNSVIVSLRDIVVEFDGQRILDGLNLDIHDKEFVTLLGPSGCGKTTTLRLIAGFLEPNSGKVLLKGEDITGVPPYKRPVNTVFQKYALFPHLNVFENVAFGLRLKKMDEETIRRKVRNMLEVVGLKGFERRSISQMSGGQQQRVAIARSLVNEPEILLLDEPLGALDLKLRKEMQLELKRLQREMNITFIYVTHDQEEALTMSDTVVVMNGGKVQQIGTPEDIYNEPKNAFVADFIGDSNIVDGVMHRDFLVSFSGVDFPCVDRGFAREQSVQVVVRPEDIEVVSPVEGQLVGVVNDVIFKGVHFEMHVECEGREWLIHSTRACTPGETIGMRIGPNEIHIMARSEG; translated from the coding sequence ATGGACAACTCGGTGATCGTTTCACTGCGGGATATCGTAGTGGAATTTGACGGTCAGCGCATTCTGGATGGGCTGAACCTCGACATCCATGACAAAGAGTTCGTGACGCTGCTGGGCCCTTCCGGCTGCGGCAAAACCACCACCCTGCGTCTGATCGCAGGTTTTCTGGAACCCAATTCCGGCAAAGTGCTGCTGAAAGGTGAGGACATTACCGGCGTGCCGCCCTATAAGCGCCCGGTGAACACCGTTTTTCAGAAATACGCACTGTTCCCGCACCTGAACGTGTTCGAGAACGTGGCCTTCGGTCTGCGGCTCAAAAAGATGGACGAAGAGACCATCCGCCGCAAGGTGCGCAACATGCTGGAAGTTGTTGGCCTGAAAGGCTTCGAGCGCCGCAGCATCAGCCAGATGTCCGGCGGCCAGCAGCAGCGCGTGGCCATCGCCCGCAGTCTGGTGAACGAGCCGGAGATCCTTCTGCTGGACGAACCCCTTGGCGCATTGGACCTCAAGCTGCGCAAGGAGATGCAGCTGGAGCTGAAGCGCCTGCAGCGCGAAATGAACATTACCTTTATTTATGTTACCCACGATCAGGAGGAAGCCCTTACCATGTCCGATACCGTCGTGGTCATGAACGGCGGCAAGGTGCAGCAGATCGGCACGCCGGAGGATATTTACAATGAGCCGAAGAATGCCTTTGTTGCAGACTTCATTGGCGATTCCAACATCGTGGACGGCGTGATGCACCGGGATTTTCTGGTGTCCTTCTCCGGCGTGGACTTCCCCTGTGTGGACCGCGGCTTTGCCCGTGAACAGAGCGTGCAGGTAGTGGTGCGCCCCGAGGACATCGAGGTGGTCTCTCCTGTGGAAGGCCAGCTTGTCGGCGTTGTGAACGATGTCATCTTCAAGGGTGTCCACTTTGAGATGCATGTGGAGTGCGAGGGCCGCGAATGGCTGATCCATTCCACCCGCGCCTGCACCCCCGGTGAGACCATTGGTATGCGCATCGGCCCCAACGAGATCCACATTATGGCGCGTTCAGAGGGGTGA
- a CDS encoding ABC transporter permease: MKIYDKKLAYPYFVWMTLFTVVPLIIVVYYAFTDANGAFTLDNLTSISGYGSVFARSLLLALIATVICLVIAFPVGYFLSRLRVNKQHIMLMLVMLPMWMNFLLRTYAWMGLLSINGPVNAVLGVFGLGPFNILNTSGAVVLGMVYNYVPYMILPLYTSMTKIDQSLVEAAQDLGASTTKTLLRVLIPMSVPGISTGITMVFVPAVSTFVISRMLGGGSNLLIGDLIEMQFLGNSYNLNVGSAMSLVLMIIVLLCMSFTSSFDEDEMEGVS, translated from the coding sequence ATGAAGATTTACGATAAAAAGCTGGCCTATCCGTACTTTGTATGGATGACGCTGTTCACAGTGGTGCCTTTGATCATCGTGGTGTACTATGCATTTACGGATGCAAACGGAGCTTTCACGCTGGATAACCTCACCTCCATCAGCGGCTACGGCTCTGTGTTTGCCCGCAGCCTGCTGCTGGCCCTCATTGCCACGGTCATTTGTCTGGTCATTGCGTTCCCGGTGGGCTATTTTCTTTCCCGCCTGCGGGTGAACAAGCAGCACATCATGCTCATGCTGGTTATGCTGCCCATGTGGATGAACTTCCTGCTGCGCACCTATGCATGGATGGGCCTGCTCAGCATCAACGGCCCGGTGAACGCTGTTCTGGGCGTGTTCGGCCTTGGCCCCTTCAATATACTCAACACCTCCGGCGCGGTGGTGCTGGGCATGGTGTATAACTATGTGCCCTATATGATCCTGCCGCTGTACACCAGCATGACCAAGATCGACCAGAGCCTGGTGGAAGCTGCGCAGGATCTGGGCGCTTCCACCACCAAGACCCTTCTCCGGGTGCTCATTCCCATGAGCGTGCCCGGCATCAGCACCGGCATCACCATGGTGTTCGTCCCGGCGGTGTCCACCTTTGTTATCAGCCGTATGCTGGGCGGCGGCTCCAACCTGCTCATTGGCGATCTGATCGAGATGCAGTTTCTGGGCAACAGCTACAATCTGAACGTGGGTTCTGCCATGAGCCTTGTGCTGATGATCATTGTGCTGCTGTGCATGAGCTTCACGTCCAGCTTTGACGAAGATGAAATGGAGGGCGTGTCCTGA
- a CDS encoding ABC transporter permease — protein sequence MKTKHLRLMQRVYIVLFFCFMYLPIAYMIVFSFNQSKGYSLFTGFTLKWYSSLLHNSSILHALLVSLEVALISAVIATVLGTAASLGIASMGRGSRLVVTNITYIPVVNPEIITGISLMLLFVAYQRFAGGVSWLPDTIMGFPTLLIAHIAFNVPYVIFNVTPKLKQLDIKLYEAALDLGCDPKQAFFKVILPEISPAILSAFLICLTYSIDDFMISYFNCGTVETLPIAIYSMTRKKVSPEIYALSTIMFVVILCIILISNAMESRSYRRDQKALRGEGV from the coding sequence ATGAAAACGAAACATCTGCGCCTGATGCAGCGCGTCTATATCGTGCTGTTTTTCTGCTTCATGTACCTGCCCATTGCATACATGATCGTATTCAGCTTCAACCAGTCCAAGGGCTATTCGCTCTTCACCGGCTTTACCCTCAAGTGGTACTCCAGCCTGCTGCACAACTCCTCCATCCTGCATGCGCTGCTGGTCTCGCTGGAAGTGGCTCTGATCTCTGCGGTCATTGCCACTGTGCTGGGTACAGCGGCAAGTCTGGGCATTGCGTCCATGGGCCGCGGGAGCCGCCTTGTCGTCACCAACATCACCTATATCCCGGTGGTCAACCCGGAGATCATCACCGGCATCTCGCTCATGCTGCTGTTTGTGGCCTACCAGCGCTTTGCCGGGGGTGTCTCCTGGCTGCCGGATACCATCATGGGCTTCCCGACGCTGCTCATTGCGCATATCGCGTTCAATGTGCCATATGTCATCTTCAACGTCACGCCCAAGCTCAAGCAATTGGATATCAAGCTGTATGAGGCAGCGCTCGACCTTGGCTGCGACCCCAAGCAGGCCTTCTTCAAGGTCATCCTGCCGGAGATCAGCCCGGCCATCCTGTCGGCATTCCTCATCTGCCTGACCTATTCCATCGACGACTTCATGATCTCCTATTTCAACTGCGGCACGGTGGAAACGCTGCCCATCGCCATCTACTCCATGACCCGTAAAAAGGTCAGCCCGGAGATCTATGCGCTGTCCACCATCATGTTCGTGGTCATTCTGTGCATCATTCTGATCTCCAACGCAATGGAGAGCCGCAGCTACCGCCGCGACCAGAAGGCGCTGAGAGGGGAGGGCGTGTGA
- a CDS encoding spermidine/putrescine ABC transporter substrate-binding protein has protein sequence MKRFAVLLLALAMAVCCAMPAFAAGTIEVTEDVSVSDDYDWTRFKGQNVAINVYNWGEYISNGSDDSVDVVAAFEKLTGIKVNYTTFDSNESMYAKLKSGAANYDVVIPSDYMVAKMIAEGMLKPLNYDNIPNFKKINQEYVNPDYDPQNAYTVPYMLCTTGIIYNTTMVDKAPTSWADLWDEQYAGNILMFNNSRDAYAIAAFKSGHDINPQSTEEADEVVEELKAQKPLVQAYVMDEIFDKMIGGEAAVGVYYSGDAITMIDDNPDLAWVFPEEGSVLSVDCMTIPAASEHQEAAEMFINFMCETDIGKANAEYIGYTTPMQDVWEVLDEDLKESEIAYPSEEKAAKEKVFTALSDDVNSELDVKWSEMKSYDEGGSSLLFLALLAAMVALACFNIWRKVRRRNRNQY, from the coding sequence ATGAAACGTTTTGCTGTGTTGCTGCTGGCGCTGGCAATGGCGGTCTGCTGTGCAATGCCCGCCTTTGCCGCCGGCACCATCGAAGTCACCGAGGATGTCTCGGTATCGGACGATTACGACTGGACCCGCTTCAAGGGCCAGAACGTGGCCATCAATGTCTATAACTGGGGCGAGTACATCTCCAACGGCTCGGACGACAGCGTGGACGTGGTGGCGGCTTTTGAAAAGCTCACCGGCATCAAGGTGAACTACACCACCTTCGACTCCAACGAGTCCATGTACGCAAAGCTCAAGTCCGGTGCAGCCAACTACGATGTGGTCATTCCGTCGGATTACATGGTGGCAAAAATGATCGCCGAGGGGATGCTCAAGCCTCTGAACTACGACAATATCCCGAACTTCAAAAAGATCAATCAGGAATACGTGAATCCGGATTACGATCCGCAGAATGCCTACACCGTGCCCTATATGCTCTGCACCACCGGCATCATTTATAACACCACCATGGTGGACAAAGCGCCCACCAGCTGGGCCGACCTGTGGGACGAGCAGTACGCAGGCAATATCCTGATGTTCAACAACAGCCGCGATGCTTACGCCATTGCTGCTTTTAAGAGCGGCCACGATATCAACCCGCAGTCCACCGAAGAGGCGGATGAGGTGGTGGAAGAGCTGAAGGCTCAGAAGCCGCTGGTGCAGGCCTACGTCATGGACGAGATTTTTGATAAGATGATCGGCGGCGAGGCAGCCGTCGGTGTGTACTACTCCGGCGATGCCATCACCATGATCGACGATAATCCCGACCTTGCATGGGTGTTCCCGGAAGAAGGCAGCGTGCTTTCCGTGGACTGCATGACCATTCCTGCTGCCAGCGAACATCAGGAAGCTGCGGAAATGTTCATTAACTTCATGTGTGAGACGGATATCGGCAAGGCAAACGCCGAGTACATCGGCTACACCACCCCCATGCAGGATGTGTGGGAGGTGCTGGACGAGGATCTGAAGGAGAGCGAGATCGCTTATCCGTCCGAAGAGAAAGCCGCCAAGGAAAAGGTGTTCACTGCCCTGAGCGACGATGTGAACAGCGAGCTGGACGTGAAGTGGAGCGAAATGAAGAGCTACGACGAGGGTGGCAGCAGTTTGCTGTTCCTTGCGCTGCTGGCAGCCATGGTAGCGCTGGCCTGCTTCAACATCTGGCGCAAGGTCCGCAGGCGCAACCGCAATCAGTATTAA
- a CDS encoding acyl-[acyl-carrier-protein] thioesterase: MEQFFYTETMTVMNADADFRSLLKPSALLRYVEQISTDHARAFGMDDQFFKDRGVTFLVGKQALKFDRVPQRAETLTLTSRAQVSKHGSVKRITTLTDAEGKEVAMVDCRWIVASLAEGRILREPGWTVENFWNDTVEDELPLQLHKCKDGLTSAGEWTVHYSQCDLNGHLNNAFYLDLVCDALPLEVMRKGPVTFASINYHREIPMGETAEVFYAPSADGWYVVGKHNGQTSFECYLEVGKTNV; the protein is encoded by the coding sequence ATGGAACAGTTCTTTTACACCGAGACCATGACAGTCATGAACGCAGATGCCGACTTCCGCAGCCTGCTCAAGCCCAGCGCCCTGCTGCGCTATGTGGAGCAGATTTCGACAGACCACGCCCGCGCCTTTGGTATGGATGACCAGTTCTTCAAAGATCGCGGTGTGACCTTTCTGGTGGGCAAGCAGGCCCTGAAATTTGACCGCGTGCCCCAGCGTGCCGAAACGCTGACCCTTACCTCCCGGGCGCAGGTCAGCAAACACGGTTCGGTCAAACGCATCACCACCCTGACCGATGCCGAGGGCAAAGAGGTGGCTATGGTGGACTGCCGCTGGATCGTGGCAAGCCTTGCCGAGGGCCGTATCCTGCGGGAGCCGGGCTGGACGGTGGAGAATTTCTGGAACGATACGGTGGAGGACGAGCTGCCTTTGCAGCTGCACAAGTGCAAGGATGGTCTGACCAGCGCAGGGGAGTGGACGGTGCATTATTCCCAGTGCGATCTGAACGGCCATTTGAACAACGCATTCTATCTGGACCTTGTCTGCGATGCGCTGCCGCTGGAAGTGATGCGCAAAGGCCCCGTGACCTTTGCTTCTATCAACTACCACCGCGAGATCCCGATGGGAGAAACGGCAGAGGTGTTTTATGCTCCTTCGGCGGATGGCTGGTATGTGGTCGGAAAGCACAACGGCCAGACCAGCTTTGAGTGCTATCTGGAGGTGGGAAAGACAAACGTGTAA
- a CDS encoding IMP dehydrogenase — MAYFYKEPSRTFGEYLLIPGYSSAENIPTAVSLKTPLVKYRKGEEECPLQMNIPMISAIMQAVSGDKLAIALARQGGVSFIYGSQSIENEAAMVRRVKSFKAGYVVSDSNLAPTATLHDVLELKARTGHSTIAITADGTPSGKLLGIVASRDYRINHTPDDAPVTTFMTPLEKLVTAPENTSLHDCNNIIWDNKINTLPLVDAEGNLKYMVFRKDYDSHKKNANELLDKNKSYVVGAGINTRDYAERVPALVDAGVDVLCIDSSEGYSEWQSRTIGWIREHYGDTVKVGAGNVVDAEGFRFLAEAGADFVKIGIGGGSICITRETKGIGRGQATAVIEVAKARDEYYKETGIYVPICSDGGIVHDYHITLALAMGADFVMLGRYFARFDESPTNKVRINGQYMKEYWGEGSNRARNWQRYDLGGSSKLSFEEGVDSYVPYAGPLADGVQTTLYKVKSTMCNCGALSIPELQQKAKLTVVSSTSIVEGGSHDVVLKNATPNIING, encoded by the coding sequence ATGGCTTATTTCTATAAAGAACCTTCCCGCACTTTCGGTGAATATCTGCTGATCCCCGGCTATTCCTCTGCAGAGAATATCCCCACGGCTGTCAGCCTCAAGACCCCGCTGGTCAAGTACCGCAAGGGCGAGGAGGAGTGCCCCCTGCAGATGAATATTCCCATGATCAGCGCCATCATGCAGGCGGTCTCTGGCGATAAGCTGGCCATTGCACTGGCCCGTCAGGGCGGCGTGTCCTTCATCTACGGCTCTCAGAGCATTGAGAACGAGGCTGCCATGGTGCGCCGCGTCAAGAGCTTCAAGGCCGGTTATGTCGTGTCCGATTCCAACCTGGCCCCCACTGCCACCCTGCACGATGTGCTGGAGCTGAAGGCGCGCACCGGCCACTCCACCATTGCCATCACTGCCGATGGCACTCCGAGCGGCAAGCTGCTGGGTATTGTTGCATCTCGTGACTACCGCATCAACCACACTCCGGATGATGCCCCTGTCACCACCTTCATGACCCCGCTTGAAAAGCTGGTCACTGCACCGGAGAACACCTCCCTGCACGACTGCAACAACATCATCTGGGATAACAAGATCAACACCCTGCCTCTGGTGGATGCCGAGGGCAACCTGAAGTATATGGTGTTCCGCAAGGACTACGACTCCCACAAGAAGAACGCCAATGAACTGCTGGATAAGAACAAGAGCTATGTGGTGGGCGCAGGCATCAACACCCGCGATTACGCTGAGCGCGTGCCCGCACTGGTGGATGCCGGTGTGGATGTGCTGTGCATCGACTCTTCCGAGGGTTACTCCGAGTGGCAGAGCCGCACCATCGGCTGGATCCGTGAGCACTACGGCGATACCGTCAAGGTGGGCGCAGGCAACGTTGTGGATGCCGAGGGCTTCCGCTTCCTGGCCGAGGCTGGTGCAGACTTCGTGAAGATCGGCATTGGCGGCGGTTCTATCTGCATCACCCGCGAGACCAAGGGCATTGGCCGTGGTCAGGCTACCGCTGTCATCGAGGTGGCAAAGGCCCGCGATGAGTACTATAAGGAGACCGGCATCTACGTGCCCATCTGCTCCGACGGCGGCATCGTCCACGATTACCACATCACTCTCGCACTGGCTATGGGCGCAGACTTCGTGATGCTGGGCCGCTACTTTGCCCGCTTTGACGAAAGCCCCACGAATAAGGTGCGCATCAACGGCCAGTATATGAAGGAGTACTGGGGCGAAGGCTCCAACCGTGCCCGCAACTGGCAGCGCTACGATCTGGGCGGTTCCAGCAAGCTGAGCTTTGAGGAAGGCGTGGACAGCTACGTGCCCTATGCCGGTCCTCTGGCTGACGGTGTGCAGACCACTCTGTACAAGGTCAAGAGCACCATGTGCAACTGCGGCGCTCTGTCCATCCCGGAGCTGCAGCAGAAAGCAAAGCTGACCGTGGTTTCCTCTACCTCCATCGTTGAGGGCGGCAGCCACGACGTTGTGCTGAAGAATGCTACCCCCAATATCATCAACGGTTAA
- a CDS encoding nicotinate phosphoribosyltransferase — MDEIKVVPYIPDEDYDNPAMVVDFYEFTMANCLFLHGFKDTTLVFDMFFRKNPDAQGYSISAGQRKLTRFLLNYHFNAQDIWWLRTKGMSEEFCEYLRTYQWKGDMYALPEGTVAYPHVQMVRIECDLVGAILIETYLLQTMNFHSLIATKATRVTGLNTHTPRSVMEFGTRRAQGESAGNDGAYAAVLGGCVGTANCLAEMKFGAEVKAVGTVAHSFIEFFPTEFDAFKAFADTYPDSVSLLLDTYNIMESGLPNLIKLDDYLIEKYPNDPNRRVKSARIDSGDLARGSKRLRKALDAAGKPYIKLVASNGLDEKKIANMELYEHAHFDSYGVGENLITSASDPVFGGVYKLVAVKQPDGSYTPKMKCSDSASKAIIPGKKMPWRLYDENGQAQCDLIAMDDEVIEAGKPVTMVNLDSDAIERTVTITPTKVKKLLVPHVLNGQLAIELPSIAEKKAYIAKQLTEETWESELRLECPHKHYVNMTPAVAECRSKMYAELHGGKV, encoded by the coding sequence ATGGACGAAATCAAGGTTGTGCCTTATATTCCAGATGAGGACTACGACAACCCCGCAATGGTCGTGGATTTTTATGAATTTACAATGGCAAACTGCCTGTTCCTGCACGGATTCAAGGACACCACGCTGGTGTTTGATATGTTCTTCCGCAAGAACCCGGATGCTCAGGGCTACTCCATCAGCGCCGGTCAGCGCAAGCTGACCCGCTTCCTGCTGAACTACCACTTCAATGCACAGGATATCTGGTGGCTGCGCACCAAGGGCATGAGTGAGGAATTCTGCGAGTATCTGCGCACCTATCAGTGGAAGGGCGACATGTACGCTCTGCCTGAGGGCACGGTGGCATACCCGCATGTGCAGATGGTGCGCATCGAGTGCGACCTCGTGGGCGCAATTTTGATCGAGACCTACCTGCTGCAGACCATGAACTTCCACAGTCTGATCGCCACCAAGGCTACCCGCGTCACCGGCCTGAACACCCACACGCCCCGCAGCGTGATGGAATTCGGCACCCGCCGTGCGCAGGGCGAAAGCGCTGGCAACGATGGTGCATATGCTGCTGTTCTGGGCGGCTGCGTGGGCACTGCCAACTGTTTGGCCGAGATGAAGTTCGGCGCGGAGGTCAAGGCTGTGGGCACCGTAGCGCACAGCTTCATCGAGTTCTTCCCCACGGAGTTTGATGCCTTCAAGGCCTTTGCCGATACCTACCCGGATTCGGTCAGTCTGCTGCTGGACACCTATAATATCATGGAGAGCGGTCTGCCCAACCTCATTAAACTGGACGATTACCTCATCGAAAAATACCCCAACGACCCGAACCGCCGCGTCAAGAGCGCCCGTATCGACTCCGGCGACCTGGCCCGCGGCTCCAAGCGCCTGCGCAAGGCACTGGATGCGGCCGGTAAACCTTACATCAAACTGGTGGCTTCCAATGGTCTGGACGAAAAGAAGATCGCCAACATGGAGCTGTATGAGCACGCTCATTTTGACTCCTACGGCGTGGGCGAAAACCTGATCACCTCTGCTTCCGACCCCGTGTTCGGCGGTGTGTACAAGCTGGTGGCGGTCAAGCAGCCGGATGGCAGCTACACTCCCAAGATGAAGTGCTCGGATTCCGCCAGCAAGGCCATCATTCCGGGCAAGAAGATGCCGTGGCGTCTCTACGATGAAAATGGCCAGGCCCAGTGTGACCTGATCGCCATGGATGATGAAGTCATCGAGGCGGGCAAGCCCGTCACGATGGTCAATCTGGACTCCGATGCCATCGAGCGCACCGTCACCATTACCCCCACCAAGGTCAAAAAGCTGCTGGTGCCGCATGTGCTGAATGGTCAGCTGGCCATTGAGCTGCCTTCGATCGCAGAGAA